From Bradyrhizobium sp. AZCC 1610:
GAACACGCGGATGAACGCGGCCGCCTTGTCGTTCTCGGTGACCAGCATGGGCACCTCGCAGCGCAGCTCGGAATAGCGGGCACGGACCGCATCCCACATCTCGCGCAGTTCGGCCTTGCCGCGGCGGTGGCCCATATGCGGCAGGATGTCGATCGGGGCATTGGCGAGGGATTCGACGTCGTCGGTGCAACGCTCCAGCGCGGCTTCGACGTCGCCGGAATACAGGACGTTGAGGAAATCCAGCACACGCTGGCGGTTTGATCCCTCGGTCATTCGCCCCACCCTGCCTGTGCTCGAACCGGCTCTTGCCGGACCCATTGTGAACGGAACGGCACAACGATCAACCAGCAAAAGGACTCACAGTATCTGACGCGCTGGTTTCCAAAAGGTTCACCGCTACCGGCGATGCGCCGACGCAGGGGCAGACGGTCACGGCGACAATGCATGCCGCCGTGCTTGGGAACGATCCCTCCGCGGCCAGCGTTGCTTCTTTTCGTCGATAACGGAGACCATGATGGCGAAGACCGTTCCGCCGATCCCCCCGGACAACCAGAGCCACAAGGGCGCCGGCAGCGCCCCCCGCGTTCCCCTCGACACCACCAAGGGCCATCGCGACGATGAGAAGAACAACATCCGCGAACAGGCCGCGCACGGCAATCTGACGCAGAACACGAGCAACCGCCGGTCGGGGTGAGGGGGCGGCGGTGGCCGCTGCATTCTCGCTGTCGTCCCTGCGAACGCAGGGACCCACAACCACCGGCGGAGTTTTTGCGAAAGGCGTCTGCTGCACTTGCCTTATCGAGAGATCACGCGGTATGGGTCCCTGCGTTCGCAGGGACGACGCTGAGTGTGTGCCGCGCGCTCGTTTTCGAATTTCAAACAGCCGTCACCCGCGAAGGTGATCCGGAACCGTAGGATGGGTGGAGCGAAGCGATACCCATCAAATCGTGATGGACGCAGGGCTCGATGGGTTTCGCTTCGCTCTACCCATCCTACAAGACACACCTCCGCATTCTCGCGGCGCGAAGCGCCCGGAGTGATGCGATCGGCGATGCCCTCGAAAACGAAGAGGGCGCAGGGAAAGCCGGGTGCCCTCAGCACCCGCGATCGTGCGCAAAAATGCACACGGGTGATCGCAAGGTGCGCCGGAACACCCGGCCTTCCCTGCGCAATGGTTTTACGGCTTATAGCGCGCTCTCCCCGGCGACGAATTCCTCTTGCCACCGTCGCTGACGGATTGGCGACCAGCCGAAGCCCGGTTGGGCCCGACAAATCTCCATCAGCTTGAAACCAGCCACGGGTGCCAAGACCACACGCTTTTGCCGTCCGCAGCTTCCTCCACCAAAACGCTTCGACCGGCTCATGTGCTGCCGACCGAAATCCTGGCGAAGGCGTTTAAGCGCCGGTCGTCTGCGCGCCGGCTGGTCGCTCACAAGCCGTAGCTCGCCCTGCGACCCCTTTGCGCGCCCGACGCTGCCGCGTCCATCGCATCCCGCACCCAACGTCCGTGACGATCGCGATACGCCCCTCTCATGGGTGCGGGATGGTGGGAGTTGTAGGGGTGATTTGGGGTAACGGCGAAGAGTAATATTTTTGTCGGGAGCGCTGGACCAAGCCATGCGTGATTTGCCCGGCAGGCAACGCAATCGGTAGTAGTGCTCTCGCCAACGTCGCCCGGGGTTCGTCGGGTCGTACAGGCCTCTCGTTGACAAAATGGCATCTGTAGCGTATGCGCTACAGATGCCTGATATCAAGAGAACGGATGAATTCTCAAGCTGGCTGAGAGACCTGCGAGACATTCGAGCCCGGGCGAAGGTGTTGGCCAGGATCGATCGTCTCAGCCTCGGCAATCCCGGAGACGTTGCCCCGGTTGGCGATGGGATTAGCGAGATGAGAATACATTACGGACCGGGGTACAGAGTTTACTACGTTCAGCGCGGTGAGGAGATCGTCGTTCTGCTTTGTGGCGGAGACAAGAGTTCACAGACTTCGGATATCAGGGCGGCCAAGAAGTTGGCGAGTGAGTTGGAGGACTGAAATGGCCAAAGCAAAACCGTTCGACGCAGCCGAATATCTCGACAGCCCCGAGATGATCGCAGCCTACATCAACGAAGCTCTCGAATCCGAAGACGCATCGGCCATCGCTGTTGCCATCGGCACGGTTGCCCGCGCGCGGGGCATGAGCGCGGTGGCGGAGCAAGCCGGCCTCTCCCGGGAGAATTTGTACCGGGCACTAGGTGGAGAGGCGAGGCCGGAATTCGGCACCGTCATCAAGGTGCTTCATGCGCTCGGCATCGATTTGGTGGCCCGGCCGCAGGGCTCGAGGGCGGCGTAAGGGAGCTACCGGACAGGTGCAACTTTGCTTCCGGAATGACGCACATTCGGATCATCCGTCGGCAGACAAAAACTCCAGCGCCTTTTCGCGGGTTGGAAAGCGCCCGAGTTCGCGGTAGTCGGGATCGTGCTCCGCTGTCTCTGGCGACCAGAGCACCACGAACTCGCCGCGTTCTTCCTCGATCAAGGTGGTCAGTTCCTCACTCTCGTACGGCGTCATGTCGCGCGCGCCGCAATGCGGGCATTCATCGTCGCACATGCAGGACCATTCATCGGCCCACCGGCGCCTGCAACGGTCGCATTTGTAGAGATTGAGAAACCAAGCCATGCGAGTCTCCTAGGATCGCAAACGATAATTGCCGCGAGAAACAAACTCGATAAATCCACGGTCACGCAGGTATTGAAGCTGCTGCCGTATCTTGGGCTTGACGTTCTGATTGCCTGGGTAGAGATCGCCAAGATGCCGTTCGAAAGCATACACCTCTTCGAGAGTAAAATCGCGCTTGCCGATCCGCGCATTTCATCACGTCGAGCAACCAGCCTCGAGTTTCCGGCGACTCGTTCCTGAGAAACAGCGTCTTCTGCCACTCTTCGAGAACGGCATCCTTTGGACGAACGACGCCGTCCTTCACGATGTGAATCTTGCCGGAATCGGGTACGCGGGACAGGACGATATTCGATCCAATCCAGCCGGCCCTTCTTGCTGTGACCGCTAGCGGCTTGCGCTCTTCGATGATCTCGCGGACGAAGAAGTGTTTTGGAACGATCAGGAGATTGATGACTGACAGTGATTTGACGTCGTAATTCATCAGCAACAGGTTGGGATTGTTGCTGGCCGCCAGCCGCTCGCATGTGGTCTTATAGGCGCCATCGGCGACCTTCGCGCCGAACTTGCTCTTCTGGCTCTTGAGTTCGAATTCCTCGCTGCACGATCCGCAAAGGAAGTCGGCGAGCGGGCTGTTGTTCGGGAATTGCGACATCTTCGCGTTGCCGCAGTGCGGGCAATACGCCCAAGCGCTTACCCAGGCTTCGGTCCAGGCGCGCGCCTTCTGCGTGCCGCTGGTGTAGGGCGATTGGGATTCTTCGAAGCCGAGTTTCATCCTGCTTCCAACTGTTATTGCGTTACCATTGGATCAAATTTCGAGACGTTCGAAGTCAGGTCGTACGCTGGTCCGCCACCGCTAATTCCCTTTGGTAGCACTAGGCTCGGGCTGAACTGATGGGTGGGTCGAAAAGAGTCTCCGTCAGCGCTAAGGCGCAATCTACAAACGTAGCTTCGGTTTGGACTCTTGAACAAGTAATGGCCGAACGCATCAAGCGCCCGTTGACCGAGCTTTTGTCCCTCCAGCAATTCTTTGAACTCAATTTCACCGAAGCCTAGAAAATGTCCCCAAACTACGGCAGGGCGCATTTTAGAGAATTGCTCGCTAGCTTTCTTAAGCCGATCAAATATCGAAGTTGCGGGACGCGAAGCGCGGCGGCTACGAATGACAAACATTACGGCGTGGTCTTTGGATAGCGTGACCATGGAATGCGAGTTGTGCTCGTCAAATCTGCTTGCGATATCATTTACTACTGCTTCTCGCATCTTATTCTGAAGTAGAGCTTCCCAATCGCTGCGTCTCTCAAACGTTATCGAGTAGTTATCACGTTCTATCGCTCCGGAGGCGCCAGAAAGGAATCCGGTGATAACGGTTGCGACCTGTCCTTCGGACATTTCTGGACGTTTTGGAAAAGTCAGAGTGATAATTCCGCTTTCCCTGAAATTAGATTGTTGATGCAGCGTGCGCTTAAAAGCCCTGAATACATGTATGCTGTCATCTATCGAAATGGCATTGCCAATACTTTCGGAAAACGTCTTACATTCTAGTTCGAATTCGCCCTTACTCCCCTTGACCAGAAAATCAAACCGTCCGTCGTTATCTCCGTCGGAAGGAATGACGGATAGCCCTGCTCCCTTGTAGTGAACAAACGCTCGCATTTCATGTTCAAATTCGCGGATATCTCGATCTGGATCGAGCGATCCTATAATCCGGGCACGCAATCGCTCCTGTTGCTTTGAATTGAGCTGCGTAGAAAATTCTCTTACCGCTCCAATAAGTGTTAAGGCTCGATTGTTATTGGGATTTTTGACATCAATTCTGCCGTACGTCCGATTTCGAATGACAAGGCTTTTGTAGGTTGAGTGAAAATAATATCTTCGATTCAGTGCTGGTACATCAAAGCCGATATCTTGAAGTTTTGCTTCGACGCGTTCGATCCGCTTTTGAATGTCGCGAAACCCGATGAAGCCGTTAAACCAAGTGATCAGGCCCGGAATTTGGTTTGTGTTGATGGTAAGCGGCAACTCTGTCACCCAAAGAATTTTGGCTTCTTCCATTTACTTCGATGCGGGCTGCACGATCTGGTGCGAGCCCGAACAATCATCGGATCGATGGTCGCTGATCGGTTACTTATTCATGGTCGAATCCATACCGTATCGCCGCGTATCGATGCTCCCATTCGTCTTGACCGGCATAACCCGTTGCCGCTTCCGTGAGAGCCTTGCGCGCAAGCTCGTAGTTGCATCTGAATATCTCTTGGCGGCCACGTCGATAGCCGAATAGGCGGCGATGCGCTCCGAACTCGACCTTGCCCGCGTCGACGAACTTAATGTGGTAGAGCATTACCCAATCCCGGATGCTGCCGTAGCAGCGCGAATTGAGCGCGGAAACCCGACGCTCAGGCCAGAGTGCGTTGCCGACCTTCACTACTCTTGAGCCGAGCGAACCGGCTATGTAAATGTAAGCTTCGGCGTGATGCCGCCGAACGAACGCGATGCGTGCCGTATCACACTCAATGCAGTGCCCCACGCGGCTACGAAGGCGGTGGTTCGTGTAGCAGGAGCGCGGAGCGATGCAGAAGAGGTAGCCCTCTTCCTCCATCGCCCACTTGTAGCGGCGCGGCGACATGTCGGCGCAGTCCATGACCTCGCTCTCGTCGATGCGTTGGCTCGATAGGAAGCGCAGCTCGTATTCGGTCAACTCCGCCATCTCTTCCCCCAATTTGATCCTAATACAATCCACGCGTGTGGTGCAATGATCCTGTGGGCACAGGCACGGTGTAGGTACCCCCTAGGCTGTTGCGGTGGAGATGGCCGCGCATAAGCGAATGGTGGAATCGTGAACCCGACTTCCGGACATGCGCGTCACTTACCTCGATGCGGCCGAGCATCCGGGTCCGCCCAAGAGTACAAGATCATGTCCACCCGGAATCGTTATCAACGGTGAACTGGCTTATACTGGGCGCGTCGGCGACACCGTCCAACCAGACTGAACATGAGGCGTGAATTCAGTCCAACCGCGAAGGAGAGTCCGATGAAATCGCTTTTGCTGCTCACGGCGAGTGGGCCGCTGCTCATTCTCACGTCGCACGAGTCCTTACATGATCCGAAGCTTCTCGAGGAGCTCAGGCACAAAGGGGTTGGCAAGTTCGTCGCGTTTGAGGTTCCAGTGTCGCTCGCCAAGGAGCGCTACGGCGGGCATTTTCAAGCGGTCGAGAGCGGTCTGCGCGAGACCGATGATTTGAGAGTGCTCGACTTCAATGGCCAGCGGGTGTTTCAGCTCTTTCGTTTCGATGAACTCGGTGCGCCGATTCTTCAAGAACAGCGGTGAACCGGTTTTGATGTGCTGGCCGCGGGTCATGACGCGCGGTTGAGTCGCAAGGACTTCCGTCCATTGCGAACGAAGACTGCCGGGTAGCGATCATTGATCTCCTACCTCTTCTTCCACCCACCGCGATGTCCCGGTGCGCCGCCGCTTGAGCGGGGGGCGGGGCCGAACTCGGGGCCGGATTGGCGGGAGTCGGTGGGCTGGAAGATTTTGCTGCCGCTGGCGGGCTCGGGCTTGCGCGGCTTGGCGCCGGCGGGGCGGAAGGGCAGGGACTCTGGGCCGTGCATTTCGTCTAGGTGGGGTTTGTGGATTTTGGAGGGGCTAGCACCAGCACCACCCGTGGATTGCCCCTCACCCCGACCCTCTAAGAGCGAGCTTCGCTCGTCTCGACCCCGTGAAGAACGGGGCGAGGGGGAAGTGGGAGCGCCGCCTCGGCTGGCCTTGAGCGCTGAAGAGACGCTCTTCTTCTTCATCGCGCTGACCGGCAAATTCGCCGCCTCGCCGTATTTCTTCGTTCCCGCATACGCCCCCGCCTTGCCTTGCACGGCGCGTTGCTTCGCGGTCGGGTCGTCGACGACGGCCATTTCCGTCGCGCGGAGGCGTTTGACTTCGTCGCGGAGGCGGGCGGCTTCCTCGAAGTTCAGATCGGCGGCGGCTTCGCGCATGCGGGTTTCGAGGTCGGAGAGAACAGCCTCGAAATTGTGGCCGATCGAGATCACATCGTCGGCCATGCCGCCGTCGCCGATCTCGACCAGCACGTGGTCGCGCTCGTAGACAGAGTTCATGATGTCGCCGATCGACTTCTTGATGCTCTCCGGGGTGATGCCGTGCGCGGTGTTGTATTCGACCTGCTTCTCGCGGCGGCGGTCGGTCTCGGCGATGGCGCGCTCCATCGAGCCGGTCATCTGATCGGCATAGAGGATCACCTTGCCGTCGACATTGCGCGCGGCGCGGCCGATGGTCTGGATCAGCGAGGTCTCGCTGCGCAAAAAGCCCTCCTTGTCGGCGTCGAGGATCGCGACCAGCGCGCACTCGGGAATGTCGAGGCCCTCGCGCAACAGATTGATGCCGACCAGTGCGTCGAACGCGCCGAGGCGCAGGTCTCTGATAATCTCGATGCGCTCGATCGTGTCGATATCACTGTGCATGTAGCGCACGCGAATGCCCTGCTCGTGCAGATATTCGGTGAGGTCTTCCGCCATCCGCTTTGTCAGCACCGTGATCAGCGAGCGATAACCGGCTGCGGCGGTGGCGCGCACCTCGCCGACGAGATCGTCGACCTGCGTGCGGGCCGGGCGAATGTTGACCGGTGGGTCGATCAGCCCGGTCGGGCGGATCACCTGCTCGACGAACACGCCGCCGCTTTCGTTCAGTTCCCAGCCGCTCGGGGTCGCCGACACCGCGACGCTCTGCGGGCGCATCATGTCCCATTCCTCGAACCGCAGCGGACGGTTGTCCATGCAGGAGGGCAGGCGGAAGCCGTATTCGGCGAGCGTCGCCTTGCGGCGGAAGTCGCCTTTGAACATGCCGCCGATCTGCGGCACGGTGACGTGGCTTTCGTCGGCGAACACCAGCGCGTTGTCAGGCACGTATTCGAACAGCGTCGGCGGCGGCTCGCCGGGGCGGCGTCCGGTGAGGTAGCGCGAATAGTTTTCGATGCCGGCGCAGCTTCCGGTCGCTTCCATCATTTCGAGATCGAAGGTGGTGCGCTGCTCCAGCCGCTGCGCTTCCAACAGGCGGCCATGGTTGTTGAGTTCGTCGAGCCGCAATTTCAGTTCGCTCTTGATCGACTTGATCGCCTGCACCAAGGTCGGGCGCGGCGTCACATAGTGCGAGTTGGCGTAGATCTTGATGAATTCGAGATCGTCCTGCTTGTGGCCGGTGAGCGGATCGAACTCCTCGATATTTTCGACGGTGTCGCCGAACAGGTTCACGCGCCAGGCGCGGTCTTCATAGTGCGCCGGGAAGATGTCGATGACGTCGCCGCGGACGCGAAAGGTGCCGCGGGTAAAGTCGGCCTGGGTGCGCTTGTATTGCAGCGCCACGAGGTCGGCGATCAATTGCCGCTGGTCGATGCGCTCGCCCTTCTTCAGTGCGAACGTCATCGCGGTGTAGGTCTCGACCGAGCCGATACCGTAGATGCAGGAGACGGAGGCGACGATGATGACGTCGTCGCGTTCCAGGAGCGCACGCGTCGCCGAGTGGCGCATGCGGTCGATCTGCTCGTTGATGGACGAGTCTTTTTCGATATAGGTGTCGGTGCGCGGGACGTAGGCCTCGGGCTGGTAGTAGTCGTAGTAGGAGACAAAGTATTCGACGGCGTTGTCGGGGAAGAAGCTCTTGAACTCGCCATAGAGCTGGGCGGCCAGCGTCTTGTTCGGCGCCAGGATGATGGCGGGGCGCTGCGTCGCCTCGATCACCTTGGCCATGGTGTAGGTTTTGCCCGAGCCGGTGACGCCAAGCAGCACTTGGGTGCGGTCGTTGCGGTTGATGCCTTCGACTAATTCCTTGATCGCGGTCGGCTGGTCGCCCTTTGGCTCATATT
This genomic window contains:
- a CDS encoding nuclear transport factor 2 family protein; protein product: MTEGSNRQRVLDFLNVLYSGDVEAALERCTDDVESLANAPIDILPHMGHRRGKAELREMWDAVRARYSELRCEVPMLVTENDKAAAFIRVFFRKSINQRMVQFDIAGFYTLRNGKISHIREIIDTFDLVQQLLERDVAAILTGRRPDPI
- a CDS encoding type II toxin-antitoxin system RelE/ParE family toxin, with the translated sequence MPDIKRTDEFSSWLRDLRDIRARAKVLARIDRLSLGNPGDVAPVGDGISEMRIHYGPGYRVYYVQRGEEIVVLLCGGDKSSQTSDIRAAKKLASELED
- a CDS encoding addiction module antidote protein translates to MAKAKPFDAAEYLDSPEMIAAYINEALESEDASAIAVAIGTVARARGMSAVAEQAGLSRENLYRALGGEARPEFGTVIKVLHALGIDLVARPQGSRAA
- a CDS encoding GIY-YIG nuclease family protein, coding for MAELTEYELRFLSSQRIDESEVMDCADMSPRRYKWAMEEEGYLFCIAPRSCYTNHRLRSRVGHCIECDTARIAFVRRHHAEAYIYIAGSLGSRVVKVGNALWPERRVSALNSRCYGSIRDWVMLYHIKFVDAGKVEFGAHRRLFGYRRGRQEIFRCNYELARKALTEAATGYAGQDEWEHRYAAIRYGFDHE
- a CDS encoding cytosolic protein; the protein is MKSLLLLTASGPLLILTSHESLHDPKLLEELRHKGVGKFVAFEVPVSLAKERYGGHFQAVESGLRETDDLRVLDFNGQRVFQLFRFDELGAPILQEQR
- the uvrB gene encoding excinuclease ABC subunit UvrB, whose translation is MAKKPDTPKKPGKTPKSKAHRPDVQPIGPSLAELLNPAINRGDAGMGSGTGLQPPPDNSWDRRAGGEAAAHRARASTKGTSEDVAKRDVLPSATKGLEEAPQANYGTSATIPTLDPELARQLGLPTAEDDDEALARPPRNKMEALGVKATADALENLIRDGRPEFKGDDGQIRVWAPHRPPRPEKSEGGVRFEIKSEYEPKGDQPTAIKELVEGINRNDRTQVLLGVTGSGKTYTMAKVIEATQRPAIILAPNKTLAAQLYGEFKSFFPDNAVEYFVSYYDYYQPEAYVPRTDTYIEKDSSINEQIDRMRHSATRALLERDDVIIVASVSCIYGIGSVETYTAMTFALKKGERIDQRQLIADLVALQYKRTQADFTRGTFRVRGDVIDIFPAHYEDRAWRVNLFGDTVENIEEFDPLTGHKQDDLEFIKIYANSHYVTPRPTLVQAIKSIKSELKLRLDELNNHGRLLEAQRLEQRTTFDLEMMEATGSCAGIENYSRYLTGRRPGEPPPTLFEYVPDNALVFADESHVTVPQIGGMFKGDFRRKATLAEYGFRLPSCMDNRPLRFEEWDMMRPQSVAVSATPSGWELNESGGVFVEQVIRPTGLIDPPVNIRPARTQVDDLVGEVRATAAAGYRSLITVLTKRMAEDLTEYLHEQGIRVRYMHSDIDTIERIEIIRDLRLGAFDALVGINLLREGLDIPECALVAILDADKEGFLRSETSLIQTIGRAARNVDGKVILYADQMTGSMERAIAETDRRREKQVEYNTAHGITPESIKKSIGDIMNSVYERDHVLVEIGDGGMADDVISIGHNFEAVLSDLETRMREAAADLNFEEAARLRDEVKRLRATEMAVVDDPTAKQRAVQGKAGAYAGTKKYGEAANLPVSAMKKKSVSSALKASRGGAPTSPSPRSSRGRDERSSLLEGRGEGQSTGGAGASPSKIHKPHLDEMHGPESLPFRPAGAKPRKPEPASGSKIFQPTDSRQSGPEFGPAPRSSGGAPGHRGGWKKR